A DNA window from Hemitrygon akajei unplaced genomic scaffold, sHemAka1.3 Scf000109, whole genome shotgun sequence contains the following coding sequences:
- the LOC140723337 gene encoding muscarinic acetylcholine receptor M2-like, with protein sequence MANSTQINSSLSNLTDIERGSTYKTVEIIFILIVALSLSLVTIIGNILVMLSIKVNRQLQTINNNFIFSLACADLIIGVFSMNLYTMYIVIGYWPMGPVVCDLWLALDYVAGYASIMNLLIISFDRYFCVTKPLSYPVKRTTKMARMMIVAAWVLSFILWAPAILFWQFIVGGRTVKEGECYIQFFSNPVVTFGTGIAAFYLPVITMTILYVHISRASKSRIKKDKKQSESNKGTIPPSPERGKIMKPNNSNSSSALDALQNVRVQNGKAAGEVMTDHCGQGEEMGVYNHTTSLSVVPSIQKEEGTIDESTKVSSAQRHFSNGSSKLCSIKVITKFKKSDYCATTLEMVSDNSTNNAKDRELAAAHKIIKMTKTPAKKKKGAVTRENKVTRTVLAILLACIITWTPYSVMVLINTLCSVCVPNTVWSMGYWLCYINSTLNPACYALCNATFKKTFKHLLFCQYKNIGAPR encoded by the coding sequence ATGGCTAATTCAACGCAGATAAATTCATCTCTCAGCAACCTAACAGACATTGAAAGAGGGAGCACTTACAAAACAGTTGAAATAATCTTCATTCTGATTGTAGCATTATCTTTGAGTCTGGTGACCATTATCGGAAACATTCTGGTTATGCTTTCTATCAAAGTAAACAGACAGTTGCAAACAATTAACAACAATTTTATTTTCAGCTTAGCCTGTGCTGATTTGATCATTGGTGTGTTCTCTATGAACCTTTACACCATGTATATCGTCATTGGCTACTGGCCCATGGGCCCAGTGGTGTGTGATTTATGGCTGGCTCTAGATTACGTTGCTGGTTATGCATCTATCATGAACCTGCTTATCATCAGCTTTGACCGATACTTCTGTGTGACAAAGCCTCTGAGCTACCCTGTGAAGAGAACCACCAAGATGGCACGAATGATGATTGTAGCTGCTTGGGTGCTGTCATTTATCCTGTGGGCTCCTGCCATTCTCTTCTGGCAGTTCATTGTAGGTGGGCGGACAGTTAAAGAAGGTGAGTGTTATATACAGTTCTTCTCAAATCCAGTTGTCACTTTTGGCACTGGAATAGCAGCCTTCTATCTACCGGTTATTACCATGACTATTTTGTATGTGCACATATCCCGTGCTAGCAAGAGTCGGATCAAGAAGGATAAGAAACAGTCAGAGTCCAACAAAGGCACCATTCCTCCCAGTCCAGAGCGAGGCAAAATAATGAAACCGAATAACAGCAACAGTTCAAGTGCACTTGATGCGTTGCAGAATGTCAGAGTACAAAATGGCAAGGCAGCTGGTGAAGTAATGACGGATCATTGTGGCCAAGGAGAGGAAATGGGGGTCTACAATCACACGACTTCCCTCAGTGTCGTCCCTTCCATCCAGAAGGAGGAAGGAACGATTGATGAGAGCACAAAGGTCTCCAGTGCACAAAGACATTTTAGCAACGGCAGCTCCAAGCTCTGCAGCATAAAGGTTATCACGAAATTTAAGAAGAGTGACTACTGTGCTACCACACTTGAAATGGTGTCAGACAACAGCACCAACAATGCTAAAGACAGGGAGCTCGCCGCAGCCCACAAGATCATTAAAATGACAAAGACCCCTGCTAAGAAAAAGAAGGGAGCTGTAACCCGTGAGAATAAGGTGACCCGGACCGTCTTGGCTATTCTGCTGGCATGTATCATCACCTGGACGCCATACAGTGTCATGGTACTCATTAACACTTTATGTTCAGTCTGCGTCCCTAACACAGTCTGGAGTATGGGATACTGGCTCTGTTACATCAACAGTACTCTCAACCCAGCCTGCTATGCACTATGCAATGCTACCTTCAAGAAAACCTTCAAACATCTTCTCTTCTGCCAATATAAAAACATTGGTGCACCAAGATAA